The Mustela erminea isolate mMusErm1 chromosome 6, mMusErm1.Pri, whole genome shotgun sequence genome includes a region encoding these proteins:
- the SLC2A3 gene encoding solute carrier family 2, facilitated glucose transporter member 3 isoform X3: protein MLIVNLLAVAGGCLMGFCKIAKSVEMLILGRLVIGLFCGLCTGFVPMYIGEVSPTALRGAFGTLNQLGIVIGILVAQIFGLKVIMGTEELWPLLLGFTIIPAVLQSAALPFCPESPRFLLINRREEESAKEILQRLWGTQDVSQDIQEMKDESARMAQEKQPTVLELFRSRSYQQPIMISIMLQLSQQLSGINAVFYYSTGIFEDAGVKEPIYATIGAGVVNTIFTVVSLFLVERAGRRTLHMIGLGGMAVCSIFMTISLLLKDDYNWMSFVCIGAILVFVAFFEIGPGPIPWFIVAELFSQGPRPAAMAVAGCSNWTSNFLVGLLFPSAAFYLGAYVFIIFTGFLIIFLVFTFFKVPETRGRTFEEITRAFEGQAREANRAEKGPIVEMNSIQPVKETATV, encoded by the exons ATGCTGATTGTCAACCTCCTGGCCGTTGCTGGCGGCTGCCTTATGGGGTTCTGCAAAATTGCCAAGTCGGTTGAAATGCTGATCCTGGGCCGGTTAGTTATTGGCCTCTTCTGTGGACTCTGCACAGGTTTTGTGCCCATGTACATTGGTGAGGTCTCTCCGACTGCCCTTCGGGGGGCTTTCGGTACACTCAACCAGCTGGGCATCGTCATCGGAATCCTGGTGGCTCAG ATCTTTGGTCTGAAAGTCATCATGGGGACGGAAGAACTTTGGCCCCTGCTTTTGGGCTTCACCATCATTCCAGCTGTCCTGCAAAGTGCAGCCCTTCCGTTTTGCCCCGAGAGTCCTAGATTTCTGCTCATCAacagaagggaagaggagagtgCTAAGGAGA TCCTCCAACGATTGTGGGGCACCCAGGACGTGAGTCAGGACATCCAGGAGATGAAAGATGAGAGCGCGAGGATGGCACAAGAGAAGCAACCCACGGTGTTGGAGCTTTTCCGATCGCGCAGCTACCAGCAGCCCATCATGATTTCCATCATGCTCCAGCTGTCCCAGCAGCTATCTGGAATCAATGCT GTCTTCTATTATTCAACAGGAATCTTTGAGGACGCAGGTGTTAAGGAGCCCATCTATGCCACCATTGGCGCGGGTGTAGTTAATACCATCTTCACCGTTGTCTCT CTGTTTCTGGTggaaagggcagggaggaggactCTGCATATGATCGGCCTCGGAGGGATGGCTGTTTGTTCCATCTTTATGACCATCTCCTTGTTGTTGAAG GATGACTATAATTGGATGAGCTTTGTTTGTATCGGGGCTATCTTGGTCTTTGTGGCCTTCTTTGAAATTGGCCCGGGCCCCATTCCCTGGTTTATCGTGGCCGAACTCTTCAGCCAAGGACCCCGCCCAGCTGCAATGGCAGTGGCTGGTTGTTCCAACTGGACCTCCAACTTTCTCGTTGGGCTACTCTTCCCTTCAGCTGCA TTCTATCTAGGAGCCTATGTTTTTATCATCTTCACTGGCTTCCTCATTATCTTCTTGGTCTTCACCTTCTTCAAAGTCCCTGAGACCCGTGGCAGGACTTTTGAGGAAATCACACGAGCCTTCGAAGGGCAGGCACGGGAGGCTAACAGAGCTGAGAAGGGCCCCATCGTGGAGATGAACAGCATCCAGCCCGTGAAGGAGACTGCCACCGTCTAA
- the SLC2A3 gene encoding solute carrier family 2, facilitated glucose transporter member 3 isoform X1 has product MESNKQDVTAPLIFAISIATIGSFQFGYNTGVINAPEMIIKDFLNYTLEEKLEDPPTEVLLTSLWSLSVAIFSVGGMIGSFSVGLFVNRFGRRNSMLIVNLLAVAGGCLMGFCKIAKSVEMLILGRLVIGLFCGLCTGFVPMYIGEVSPTALRGAFGTLNQLGIVIGILVAQIFGLKVIMGTEELWPLLLGFTIIPAVLQSAALPFCPESPRFLLINRREEESAKEILQRLWGTQDVSQDIQEMKDESARMAQEKQPTVLELFRSRSYQQPIMISIMLQLSQQLSGINAVFYYSTGIFEDAGVKEPIYATIGAGVVNTIFTVVSLFLVERAGRRTLHMIGLGGMAVCSIFMTISLLLKDDYNWMSFVCIGAILVFVAFFEIGPGPIPWFIVAELFSQGPRPAAMAVAGCSNWTSNFLVGLLFPSAAFYLGAYVFIIFTGFLIIFLVFTFFKVPETRGRTFEEITRAFEGQAREANRAEKGPIVEMNSIQPVKETATV; this is encoded by the exons gtcaccGCGCCTCTGATCTTTGCCATCTCCATTGCTACAATAGGCTCTTTCCAGTTCGGCTACAACACTGGAGTCATCAATGCTCCTGAGATG ATCATAAAGGACTTCCTCAATTACACCTTGGAGGAGAAGTTGGAAGACCCTCCCACTGAGGTGTTACTCACTTCCCTCTGGTCCTTGTCTGTGGCCATCTTTTCCGTCGGTGGTATGATTGGCTCCTTCTCCGTTGGACTCTTTGTTAACCGCTTTGGCAG GCGCAATTCAATGCTGATTGTCAACCTCCTGGCCGTTGCTGGCGGCTGCCTTATGGGGTTCTGCAAAATTGCCAAGTCGGTTGAAATGCTGATCCTGGGCCGGTTAGTTATTGGCCTCTTCTGTGGACTCTGCACAGGTTTTGTGCCCATGTACATTGGTGAGGTCTCTCCGACTGCCCTTCGGGGGGCTTTCGGTACACTCAACCAGCTGGGCATCGTCATCGGAATCCTGGTGGCTCAG ATCTTTGGTCTGAAAGTCATCATGGGGACGGAAGAACTTTGGCCCCTGCTTTTGGGCTTCACCATCATTCCAGCTGTCCTGCAAAGTGCAGCCCTTCCGTTTTGCCCCGAGAGTCCTAGATTTCTGCTCATCAacagaagggaagaggagagtgCTAAGGAGA TCCTCCAACGATTGTGGGGCACCCAGGACGTGAGTCAGGACATCCAGGAGATGAAAGATGAGAGCGCGAGGATGGCACAAGAGAAGCAACCCACGGTGTTGGAGCTTTTCCGATCGCGCAGCTACCAGCAGCCCATCATGATTTCCATCATGCTCCAGCTGTCCCAGCAGCTATCTGGAATCAATGCT GTCTTCTATTATTCAACAGGAATCTTTGAGGACGCAGGTGTTAAGGAGCCCATCTATGCCACCATTGGCGCGGGTGTAGTTAATACCATCTTCACCGTTGTCTCT CTGTTTCTGGTggaaagggcagggaggaggactCTGCATATGATCGGCCTCGGAGGGATGGCTGTTTGTTCCATCTTTATGACCATCTCCTTGTTGTTGAAG GATGACTATAATTGGATGAGCTTTGTTTGTATCGGGGCTATCTTGGTCTTTGTGGCCTTCTTTGAAATTGGCCCGGGCCCCATTCCCTGGTTTATCGTGGCCGAACTCTTCAGCCAAGGACCCCGCCCAGCTGCAATGGCAGTGGCTGGTTGTTCCAACTGGACCTCCAACTTTCTCGTTGGGCTACTCTTCCCTTCAGCTGCA TTCTATCTAGGAGCCTATGTTTTTATCATCTTCACTGGCTTCCTCATTATCTTCTTGGTCTTCACCTTCTTCAAAGTCCCTGAGACCCGTGGCAGGACTTTTGAGGAAATCACACGAGCCTTCGAAGGGCAGGCACGGGAGGCTAACAGAGCTGAGAAGGGCCCCATCGTGGAGATGAACAGCATCCAGCCCGTGAAGGAGACTGCCACCGTCTAA
- the SLC2A3 gene encoding solute carrier family 2, facilitated glucose transporter member 3 isoform X2, whose product MGTQKVTAPLIFAISIATIGSFQFGYNTGVINAPEMIIKDFLNYTLEEKLEDPPTEVLLTSLWSLSVAIFSVGGMIGSFSVGLFVNRFGRRNSMLIVNLLAVAGGCLMGFCKIAKSVEMLILGRLVIGLFCGLCTGFVPMYIGEVSPTALRGAFGTLNQLGIVIGILVAQIFGLKVIMGTEELWPLLLGFTIIPAVLQSAALPFCPESPRFLLINRREEESAKEILQRLWGTQDVSQDIQEMKDESARMAQEKQPTVLELFRSRSYQQPIMISIMLQLSQQLSGINAVFYYSTGIFEDAGVKEPIYATIGAGVVNTIFTVVSLFLVERAGRRTLHMIGLGGMAVCSIFMTISLLLKDDYNWMSFVCIGAILVFVAFFEIGPGPIPWFIVAELFSQGPRPAAMAVAGCSNWTSNFLVGLLFPSAAFYLGAYVFIIFTGFLIIFLVFTFFKVPETRGRTFEEITRAFEGQAREANRAEKGPIVEMNSIQPVKETATV is encoded by the exons ATGGGGACCCAGAAG gtcaccGCGCCTCTGATCTTTGCCATCTCCATTGCTACAATAGGCTCTTTCCAGTTCGGCTACAACACTGGAGTCATCAATGCTCCTGAGATG ATCATAAAGGACTTCCTCAATTACACCTTGGAGGAGAAGTTGGAAGACCCTCCCACTGAGGTGTTACTCACTTCCCTCTGGTCCTTGTCTGTGGCCATCTTTTCCGTCGGTGGTATGATTGGCTCCTTCTCCGTTGGACTCTTTGTTAACCGCTTTGGCAG GCGCAATTCAATGCTGATTGTCAACCTCCTGGCCGTTGCTGGCGGCTGCCTTATGGGGTTCTGCAAAATTGCCAAGTCGGTTGAAATGCTGATCCTGGGCCGGTTAGTTATTGGCCTCTTCTGTGGACTCTGCACAGGTTTTGTGCCCATGTACATTGGTGAGGTCTCTCCGACTGCCCTTCGGGGGGCTTTCGGTACACTCAACCAGCTGGGCATCGTCATCGGAATCCTGGTGGCTCAG ATCTTTGGTCTGAAAGTCATCATGGGGACGGAAGAACTTTGGCCCCTGCTTTTGGGCTTCACCATCATTCCAGCTGTCCTGCAAAGTGCAGCCCTTCCGTTTTGCCCCGAGAGTCCTAGATTTCTGCTCATCAacagaagggaagaggagagtgCTAAGGAGA TCCTCCAACGATTGTGGGGCACCCAGGACGTGAGTCAGGACATCCAGGAGATGAAAGATGAGAGCGCGAGGATGGCACAAGAGAAGCAACCCACGGTGTTGGAGCTTTTCCGATCGCGCAGCTACCAGCAGCCCATCATGATTTCCATCATGCTCCAGCTGTCCCAGCAGCTATCTGGAATCAATGCT GTCTTCTATTATTCAACAGGAATCTTTGAGGACGCAGGTGTTAAGGAGCCCATCTATGCCACCATTGGCGCGGGTGTAGTTAATACCATCTTCACCGTTGTCTCT CTGTTTCTGGTggaaagggcagggaggaggactCTGCATATGATCGGCCTCGGAGGGATGGCTGTTTGTTCCATCTTTATGACCATCTCCTTGTTGTTGAAG GATGACTATAATTGGATGAGCTTTGTTTGTATCGGGGCTATCTTGGTCTTTGTGGCCTTCTTTGAAATTGGCCCGGGCCCCATTCCCTGGTTTATCGTGGCCGAACTCTTCAGCCAAGGACCCCGCCCAGCTGCAATGGCAGTGGCTGGTTGTTCCAACTGGACCTCCAACTTTCTCGTTGGGCTACTCTTCCCTTCAGCTGCA TTCTATCTAGGAGCCTATGTTTTTATCATCTTCACTGGCTTCCTCATTATCTTCTTGGTCTTCACCTTCTTCAAAGTCCCTGAGACCCGTGGCAGGACTTTTGAGGAAATCACACGAGCCTTCGAAGGGCAGGCACGGGAGGCTAACAGAGCTGAGAAGGGCCCCATCGTGGAGATGAACAGCATCCAGCCCGTGAAGGAGACTGCCACCGTCTAA